One Anolis carolinensis isolate JA03-04 chromosome 5, rAnoCar3.1.pri, whole genome shotgun sequence DNA segment encodes these proteins:
- the LOC134299476 gene encoding LOW QUALITY PROTEIN: uncharacterized protein LOC134299476 (The sequence of the model RefSeq protein was modified relative to this genomic sequence to represent the inferred CDS: substituted 1 base at 1 genomic stop codon), whose product MGGKNSKSSTPLQCILDNFGSFASRAVAGNPRDLRDYRLRNLCQGEWPDFGLGWQVEGTWDLKLIRTVEEYCAVNHPNQWVYIATWERVVREDPGWVRQCRNGKCMVVKKEGKKKEVFQSNEEDYPDLQLSVQARQQELLPPPLPPPPPPQGTAPGAPTLGTRPPPYSSESTEAAKKHYPSLEKYQEETKEKKKSQRMPSDASPAQTRRHGAPVWSGDSPTGPALQMPLRTVPVINNRNEIVQAYQVVPFSSSDILNWKNNTPPYSEEPQAMARLLEGIMATHNPTWQDCRQLLNMLFTSEERRAVLNNGVAIAQVGAPQDGDAAEWGAQRFPVEIDPQWDTAEEGHLQRLKGFQRILVEAVKRGPPRPVNIVKIQGVVQEKSESPTAFLERLEAAYRKYSPYNLEDENGRRAIQQSFISQAAPDIRRKIQKQPGFLGKTMNELLALADQVYMARDQVEEEKKDRKKKQEYQALVTMMEQSASGQRGRGGYARGGQGGRRGPPRRLGRDQCAKCKKFGHWKGECPEGREGSQEGPRERGRPERGRNPGRGRGRGNYVPFPAREVIAAAAVMEEEWEDMDGGEEXGSQALVLLDPGEPMVTLEIGDQQLDFLVDTGAEKSVVNTKISPPTRETTKVIGVSGKTQKCPFLKERTCNLAGHQVKHKMLYLPDCPVPLLGRDILSKLQAQLQFMKNGQVELSFPMEEEWRLFQVRIFTEEIQWPWHETPLVWAEDNPPGLAKYVPPVVVEVKRGMGPICKPQYPVSREAVQGIRKHLERLLQHGILVPCSSPWNTPLLPVKKPGGQGEYRPVQDLRAVNQVTVPLTPVVPNPYIMMSLVPAFAKWFTVLDLKDAFFCIRLAPVSQPIFAFQWESQQSGQRTQYVWTRLPQGFRDSPTIFGQALAKDLQDFVIPKEEGIWLQYADDLLIACRTLGGCKEHTLRFLKTLEEKGYKVSKKKAQLCCPTVKYLGFHLTEGKKMLGAERKEVVCAIPTPSTRRQVREFLGSAGYCRQWIPNYAVLAKPLYQATRGGREDPFEWTEECQQAFKALKEALMSSPALGLPDLEKPFTLFAAEREGTAVGVLTQPLGSWQRPIAYLSKQLDTVARGLPPCLRAVAASVDLIKEANKLTLGQPLTVKVPHSVKALLDIKGPRWLTSERLMKYEGLLCDNPLVTLETCSTLNPATLLPTPGDTTIHQCAQVMDEVFSSRPDLKDVPLTKVDDTLFTDGSSFMENNQRHSGYAVVRWGGETLEAESLPPGTSAQKAELIALTRALELSSGKRVNVYTDSKYAFTTLHAHGALYKERGLLTSGGKCVKHAGEIVDLLEAVWKPRQVAVMHCKGHQRGDDPVVQGNRRADLAAKEAARLPYIEHQVMALQVELTEHNITYTPEEEEWALKEKGQWSGELIVMPDARVYVPKDLAWHLVQHMHQNTHLGKMALANLLGRQLYIDGLHSLTAAAARRCWTCIKNNPREGPLKPPGVQHVGGVPFEALVTDFTEMPPYKGYKYLLVFVDTYTGWVEAYPTRTEKAVEVSRALMKDVIPRFGIPLEIGSDNGPAYIQQAVQGLCRILGIKWKLHCAYRPQSSGKVERMNRTLKAQLGKLCQETGLPWTVVLPMALLGIRCTPHKRTGLSPFERLYGRPPLNLKGALETGAEQHLIGEKQTLAQVQALGRQMQQLEKYISELNPPFPTTPLHCFSPGDEVLVKDWKIEPLGPKWRGPYVVLLSTPTAVKVKEIKPWIHYTRVKLAPEEWRTERVPGEDLRLRIIRQLPKGSTRP is encoded by the coding sequence atgggagggaaaaattcaaagagctccactcccttacaatgcatcttagataattttggctcttttgctagcagagccgtagcagggaatccaagggacctaagagattatagactgagaaatttgtgtcagggagaatggccagattttgggttaggttggcaagtagaaggaacgtgggatctgaaactgatccgaacagtggaagaatattgtgctgtgaatcatccgaaccagtgggtctatattgctacgtgggaacgggtagttagagaagatccaggttgggttcgacagtgcaggaatggcaaatgtatggtggtgaagaaggagggaaaaaagaaggaagttttccaatccaatgaggaggactacccagatttacagttgagtgtacaggctagacaacaggaattattgccgccacccttgccaccgccccccccaccccagggaacagcccccggtgcacctacactaggaacgagacccccaccctactcttcggagtcaaccgaagcggccaagaaacactatcctagcctagaaaaatatcaggaggaaacaaaggaaaagaagaagtcacaacggatgcccagtgatgcttctccggcacaaactcggagacatggagctccggtgtggtctggtgattcaccgaccggaccggccctccagatgcccttgagaacggtgcctgtgataaacaacaggaatgagatagttcaagcataccaggtagtgcctttcagtagtagtgacattttgaattggaaaaataatactccaccttatagtgaagaaccccaagctatggctaggctattggaagggattatggcaacccataatcccacctggcaagattgcagacaattgttgaatatgttgttcacatcagaggagagaagagcagtgttgaataatggggtagccatagcccaggttggtgccccacaagatggtgatgcagccgagtggggagcacagaggtttcctgtggaaatagatccccaatgggacaccgcagaagaaggacatttgcagagactgaaaggattccagcgtatattggtagaagcggtaaagaggggcccgccgcgacccgtcaacattgtaaaaattcagggagtggtacaggaaaaatctgagtcaccaacagcctttttggaaaggctggaggcagcatatagaaagtatagcccgtataatttggaggatgaaaacggtaggagggcgattcaacagtcttttatcagtcaagcggctcctgatatccggagaaagattcaaaagcaaccaggatttctaggaaagactatgaatgaattgttggcactcgcagatcaagtttatatggcgagggaccaggtagaagaagagaagaaggacaggaagaagaagcaggaataccaagcattagttaccatgatggaacaaagtgcaagtggacagagaggaagaggaggatatgccagagggggacaaggaggaagaagggggccccctcggaggttaggtcgagaccaatgtgctaaatgtaagaagtttggacactggaaaggtgaatgcccagaaggaagagaaggaagtcaggaaggaccgagagaaagaggaaggcctgagagaggaagaaacccaggaaggggaagaggacgtgggaactacgtaccttttcctgcaagagaggtgatagctgcagcagctgtgatggaagaagaatgggaagatatggatggaggagaggaatgaggaagccaggctcttgttttgttggaccccggggagccgatggtcacacttgaaatcggggaccaacaattggactttttagtggacacaggtgccgaaaaatcagtagtaaatacaaaaattagtccaccaactcgggaaactacgaaagtaataggggtgtctgggaagacccagaagtgccccttccttaaggaacgcacctgcaatctggccggacatcaggtcaagcataagatgttatatctcccagactgcccagtccctttattgggaagggacattttatcaaaattacaagcacaactccagttcatgaagaatggacaagtggagctatcatttcccatggaagaggaatggagactgtttcaagttaggatttttactgaagaaatacaatggccatggcatgagactcctttagtgtgggcagaagataatcctccaggattagctaaatatgttccaccggtggtggtggaagtgaaaagaggaatggggcccatatgcaagccacagtatcccgtcagtcgagaggcagtgcaggggatcagaaagcatctagagcgacttctgcagcatgggatattggtaccatgcagttccccatggaacacgcccctgctcccagtcaagaaaccaggaggacaaggagaatatcgcccagtccaagatttgcgggctgtaaatcaagtcaccgttcccctaaccccggtagtgccaaatccatacatcatgatgagtctagtaccagcatttgccaaatggtttactgtattggatttaaaggatgcattcttttgcattcgattggcccctgtatcccaaccgatctttgctttccagtgggaatctcagcagtcagggcaaaggacccagtatgtttggacacgccttcctcaggggttccgggacagcccgaccatttttggtcaagccctggccaaagacttacaggattttgtaatacctaaggaagagggaatttggcttcaatatgcagatgacctgcttatcgcttgccggacactagggggctgtaaagagcatactttgagatttctcaagacattggaagaaaagggttacaaagtgtcaaagaaaaaggcccagttgtgctgtcccacggtgaaatatttggggttccatctgaccgaaggaaagaagatgttaggagctgaaagaaaggaagttgtttgtgccatccccactcccagtacccggcgacaggtgcgggaatttttgggatcagcaggatattgtagacagtggatccccaactacgccgtgttggctaagccactgtaccaggctacgagaggtggaagagaagatccatttgagtggacagaagaatgtcaacaggcatttaaggcattaaaagaagcattgatgtcatctccagcattaggactgcccgatttggaaaaaccattcactctgttcgctgcagagcgggaaggaacagcggttggagtattgacccaaccactaggttcatggcaaaggccgattgcctacttgtcaaagcaattggacacagtggctcgtggattgccaccttgcctgagggctgtggcagcatcagtagatttaatcaaagaagcgaataaattgaccctaggacagccactgacagttaaggtgccccatagcgttaaggcactgttagacattaagggaccgcgctggctcacaagtgagaggttaatgaaatatgagggattgttgtgtgacaacccactggtgaccctggagacttgctccactctgaatccggccaccttgctcccgactccaggagacaccacgatccatcagtgtgcccaggtgatggatgaggtattctccagtcgaccggatttgaaggatgtgccactaactaaggtggacgacactctgttcacagatggaagctcctttatggaaaataatcaaagacactcaggttatgcggttgttcggtgggggggagagacgctggaagcagagtcactgcccccggggacttctgcccagaaggccgaattgattgccctgacccgagcgttggaattgtcaagcggaaagcgggttaacgtctacacagactcaaaatatgccttcaccaccctccacgcacatggagcactgtacaaggagcgcgggctcctcacgtctggaggaaagtgcgtgaaacatgctggagagattgtggatctcctggaggcggtttggaagccaaggcaggtggctgtgatgcattgtaaagggcaccaacgtggagacgatcccgtagtgcaaggaaataggcgggctgatctggcagccaaagaggcagctaggctgccctatattgaacatcaggtaatggccctacaggtagaattaactgaacataacattacatatacaccagaggaagaagaatgggccttaaaggagaagggtcagtggtcaggagaactcatagtgatgccagacgcccgtgtctacgtccctaaggacttggcatggcacttagtccaacacatgcaccaaaacacacatttaggaaaaatggcattggcaaatctgctaggacgacagttgtatatcgatggattacatagcctaacggcagcagcagcccgaagatgctggacatgtatcaaaaataaccccagagaaggacccctcaagccaccaggagtccaacatgtgggtggggtaccctttgaagctttagtcactgactttacagaaatgcccccatacaaaggatacaaatatttactggtgttcgtggacacatacacaggatgggtggaagcttaccctacaagaactgagaaggctgtagaggtgtcaagagctctaatgaaagatgttattcccagatttggcatacccttagaaattggatcagataatggccccgcatatattcaacaggctgtgcaaggattatgtagaattttgggcataaaatggaagttacattgtgcatatagaccccaatcttctggaaaagtggaaagaatgaataggacattaaaggctcagcttgggaaactttgccaagagacaggattgccgtggacggtggttttgcccatggcattattaggaatcagatgtacaccacacaaacggacaggactctccccttttgaaagactctatggacgaccccctttgaacttgaagggagccttagagacaggagctgagcagcacctcataggagagaaacagacattggcccaggttcaggctttgggcagacaaatgcagcagttagaaaaatacatttctgaattgaacccaccattccctaccacacctctacattgtttttcaccaggtgatgaggttctggtcaaggattggaagattgagccattgggacccaagtggcgaggaccctatgttgtgctcctgtctacccccactgcagtgaaggtgaaggagattaagccgtggatacattacacccgtgtaaaactagcacctgaggagtggcggacggagcgagttcctggtgaggacctgagactcaggatcatccggcaactccctaaggggtcaacaaggccatga